Proteins encoded together in one Astatotilapia calliptera chromosome 7, fAstCal1.2, whole genome shotgun sequence window:
- the vps4a gene encoding vacuolar protein sorting-associated protein 4A, whose translation MTTSTLQKAIDLVTKATEEDKAKNYEEALRLYQHAVEYFLHAIKYEAHSDKAKESIRAKCMQYLDRAEKLKDYLKNKDKQGKKPVKEAQSNDKSDSDSEGENPEKKKLQEQLMGAIVMEKPNVRWNDVAGLEGAKEALKEAVILPIKFPHLFTGKRTPWRGILLFGPPGTGKSYLAKAVATEANNSTFFSVSSSDLMSKWLGESEKLVKNLFDLARQHKPSIIFIDEVDSLCGSRNENESEAARRIKTEFLVQMQGVGNNNDGILVLGATNIPWVLDAAIRRRFEKRIYIPLPEEPARAQMFRLHLGNTPHSLSEADLRQLARKTEGYSGADISIIVRDALMQPVRKVQSATHFKKVRGPSRSNNQVMVDDLLTPCSPGDPGAIEMTWMDVPSDKLLEPIVCMSDMLRSLSTTRPTVNTEDLLKVKKFTEDFGMEG comes from the exons AAAGCCATTGATCTTGTCACTAaagccacagaggaggacaaGGCGAAAAATTATGAGGAGGCTCTGCGCCTGTACCAGCATGCTGTGGAATATTTCCTACATGCCATAAAAT ATGAGGCCCACAGCGACAAGGCGAAGGAGAGTATACGAGCAAAATGTATGCAGTACCTGGACAGAGCAGAGAAACTGAAGGACTATCTGAAGAATAAAGACAAACAGGGCAAGAAGCCTGTCAAAGAAGCACAGAGCAATGACAA GAGTGACAGTGACAGTGAGGGTGAAAACCCTGAGAAGAAAAAACTGCAGGAACAGCTTATGG gtgcTATTGTAATGGAGAAACCCAATGTGAGGTGGAATGATGTTGCTGGGCTGGAAGGAGCTAAGGAAGCTTTGAAGGAAGCAGTCATCCTGCCCATCAAATTTCCTCACCTTTTCACAG GCAAACGGACCCCATGGAGAGGCATCCTGCTCTTCGGTCCTCCGGGAACAGGGAAGTCATACCTGGCCAAGGCGGTGGCCACCGAGGCCAACAACTCCACCTTcttctctgtctcctcctcAGACCTCATGTCGAAGTGGCTGGGAGAGAGTGAGAA GCTGGTGAAAAACCTGTTTGATCTAGCTCGCCAGCACAAACCTTCAATCATCTTCATCGACGAGGTGGACTCTCTGTGCGGCTCGAGGAACGAGAATGAAAGCGAGGCTGCCCGCCGCATCAAGACAGAGTTTCTGGTCCAGATGCAGG GTGTCGGAAACAACAATGATGGCATTCTGGTGCTCGGAGCCACCAACATCCCCTGGGTGCTGGACGCCGCCATCCGcagaag ATTTGAGAAGCGTATCTACATCCCTCTGCCAGAGGAGCCGGCTCGGGCTCAAATGTTTCGCCTCCATCTGGGCAACACACCGCACAGCCTGAGCGAGGCCGACCTGCGGCAGCTCGCCCGCAAAACAGAAGGCTACTCCGGTGCCGACATCAGCATCATCGTCCGGGATGCTCTCATGCAGCCCGTTAGGAAGGTCCAATCTGCCACACATTTCAAAAAG GTCCGCGGTCCATCCCGAAGCAACAACCAGGTGATGGTGGATGACCTCTTGACGCCATGTTCCCCTGGCGATCCTGGGGCTATAGAGATGACCTGGATGGACGTGCCTAGTGATAAGCTACTGGAGCCCATAGTCTGCATG TCGGACATGCTGCGCTCTCTGTCCACCACCCGCCCCACAGTTAACACCGAAGACCTTCTCAAAGTCAAGAAGTTCACAGAGGACTTTGGGATGGAGGGCTGA